Proteins from one Drosophila gunungcola strain Sukarami chromosome 3R, Dgunungcola_SK_2, whole genome shotgun sequence genomic window:
- the LOC128266342 gene encoding uncharacterized protein LOC128266342 isoform X1: MSLQAAPVPVPAAVPATLSVSASGTQMIRPQTLAGPEREPIEFNINLVGAPPEVEQLVEQIKSVAEQFLYHWKSFPIVLPQALASSGLNLTARNATNSVSSRKTRPINLRDLFIAPPFDELDAVASDGSGEPRRLTSAQLKTLRETGLQKDKYGKPKKLTLEQLETIRKNGEFDVPSLHFPGQVHKWRLSQLLQKGKLRAQDSFLSDLALAARFVVVTARARIFSHFFSVVQAMHGLLGAFTKLADMFIGVPALLAHNLDYKIKEERCRFLIAELVCRPEFEDCLDGLCSYVRKMLRRATMEKFDFNSCEVSQPVPYLFLTPKGQEIDLRLFCRDIMRKALPILIGILERETRGWFLHFRERLIAELRAKKLNDKEIEEEVNEAVMKEYLQRVYSSIVSNAKLAELGAGVPELLVQQAQSVVIMYKAVDKVEQNIKRTREDHQKCLSNDHSVLSRVAPWLRSKLRHAEENRLHKSAWSAHEEALKMCTQHNLHQTAYFLSRDLAFMKEREPVLLKELKNAKTPTRSFQWACRIWSPQSWIIRRNFQGQSDVIPTVISQHATSIVTPRSDPSQPVFLVEKEIIRTTSTRWPFWRLLNMIQRIWCWSWNMMFLLGILVPWCSPLGLRALCCVKPFMPDLELSQINGTLFPRKTSITQTLASRLIELWRHISKSRTHFETEPDTGFIGKGLTRNLNRTWNYFVKGFLGTIVILFAFPLICLAASLLSISLAVTAPLWIPVFVLLLHIYMILVYDLDAPDNAKNRYCILLEAIVWNFLIQGLLQPVAAVVMATLICPLAAGVVFIVGVVRYSLRLVWDSLTYHLFIKKCGRVPASDSIAVKRIAGPGLALDYYFIIRPEQALAALEAKMELDELQAYQHATERVVLQPQQDFLQFVEACFGPFSAQISKTGPYLSLDREAQDLMSTLHEKLEKRRRELQTALTTQVKSRIKLNTKELKIAIQLAAHILEKYYPSHVIGRLSISEEEFWDNKGLTVNDWPGLAGLIYTDIFSLDFLTPLTEHDTHFKLEPHASLDLMRYTEMVKNANDVIGSKGLDLLGNVYAPRGNVQVHLPFLEVTAFNPRSRITLTFRKPEKRDMSVGLTTPRVRAHRAQHVPKTPQDAQKAWRPWKQKCGEKSVTEKLLIPLPVPHPVHIAIAIYNRDTEQPIPLDSELVWEILKSIEDCQGGDAMAVQAVARYRGPVIESSNDSLASSSSIGSTRDSGSGSVSGSALGNGTETLPCGNREVCTQVKVDAEPAASSSGFHWTLSNWGAAQTARRRTNSNVRVDLASPEDISLDTDSSRAVFNNAYGTTV; the protein is encoded by the exons ATGTCCCTGCAGGCCGCCCCGGTTCCGGTGCCGGCTGCCGTGCCGGCCACTTTGTCGGTCAGTGCCTCGGGCACACAAATGATACGCCCCCAGACGCTGGCCGGTCCCGAGCGGGAGCCCATCGAGTTCAACATCAACCTAGTGGGAGCTCCGCCCGAGGTGGAGCAGCTTGTGGAGCAGATCAAGAGCGTGGCCGAGCAGTTCCTCTACCACTGGAAGAGCTTTCCCATCG TTCTACCCCAGGCGCTGGCCAGTAGCGGACTGAATCTGACGGCCAGGAACGCGACCAACAGCGTGAGCAGCCGCAAAACGCGTCCCATTAATCTGCGCGACCTCTTTATAGCGCCTCCCTTTGACGAGCTGGACGCCGTGGCCTCGGATGGGAGTGGAGAGCCCCGCCGGCTGACGAGCGCCCAGCTGAAGACGCTGCGGGAAACTGG CTTGCAAAAGGATAAATATGGAAAGCCGAAGAAATTAACTTTGGAACAATTGGAAACTATACGTAAAAATGG CGAGTTCGATGTACCCAGTCTGCATTTTCCTGGCCAGGTGCACAAGTGGCGCCTGTCGCAACTGCTCCAGAAGGGGAAGTTGCGTGCCCAGGACTCCTTTTTGAGCGACCTAGCCCTGGCCGCCCGGTTCGTGGTAGTCACGGCTCGAGCACGGATCTTCTCGCACTTCTTCTCCGTGGTGCAGGCGATGCACGGGCTCTTGGGAGCGTTCACCAAGCTGGCGGACATGTTCATTGGGGTGCCGGCTCTGTTGGCCCACAACCTGGACTACAAGATCAAGGAGGAGCGTTGCCGATTTCTCATAGCCGAGTTGGTTTGTCGG CCCGAGTTTGAGGACTGCTTGGACGGTCTGTGCTCATATGTCCGAAAGATGCTGCGACGCGCCACCATGGAGAAGTTTGACTTTAACAGCTGCGAGGTCAGCCAGCCCGTGCCCTATCTATTCCTCACGCCCAAGGGACAGGAGATCGACCTGCGCCTGTTCTGCCGCGACATCATGCGCAAGGCGCTGCCAATTCTGATTGGCATTCTGGAGAGGGAGACGCGTGGCTGGTTCCTGCACTTCCGCGAGCGTCTGATTGCCGAGCTGCGGGCCAAGAAGCTAAACGACAAGGAGATCGAGGAGGAGGTAAACGAGGCGGTTATGAAGGAGTATCTGCAGCGCGTCTACAGCTCAATCGTCTCCAATGCCAAGCTGGCGGAGCTGGGCGCCGGAGTGCCGGAACTCCTGGTGCAGCAGGCCCAGTCGGTGGTGATCATGTACAAGGCGGTGGACAAGGTGGAGCAAAACATCAAGCGCACCCGAGAGGACCACCAGAAGTGTCTCTCCAACGACCATTCCGTGCTGTCGCGCGTTGCTCCCTGGCTGCGCTCCAAGCTACGCCACGCCGAGGAGAACAGGCTGCACAAGAGCGCCTGGTCGGCGCACGAGGAGGCGCTGAAGATGTGCACCCAGCACAATCTGCACCAGACCGCCTACTTCCTGTCCCGCGACCTGGCCTTCATGAAGGAACGCGAGCCAGTGCTGTTGAAGGAGCTGAAGAACGCCAAGACTCCCACGCGAAGCTTTCAGTGGGCCTGTCGCATATGGTCGCCGCAGTCGTGGATCATACGTCGCAACTTCCAGGGCCAATCAGACGTAATTCCCACTGTGATCAGCCAGCATGCCACCAGCATTGTTACCCCCCGCTCGGATCCCAGCCAGCCAGTGTTTCTGGTGGAAAAGGAGATTATCCGGACCACAAGCACCCGCTGGCCGTTCTGGCGCCTCCTCAACATGATCCAGCGCATCTGGTGCTGGTCCTGGAACATGATGTTCCTGCTGGGCATCCTGGTGCCATGGTGCAGTCCGCTGGGGCTACGCGCCCTCTGCTGTGTGAAGCCCTTCATGCCCGACCTGGAGCTGTCGCAGATCAACGGCACACTGTTCCCCAGGAAGACGAGCATCACTCAGACGCTGGCTTCGCGACTCATCGAGTTGTGGCGCCACATATCCAAGTCGCGCACGCATTTTGAGACAGAACCGGATACGG GCTTTATTGGCAAGGGATTGACACGCAACCTGAATCGAACTTGGAACTATTTTGTGAAAGGATTCCTGGGCACCATTGTTATTTTGTTCGCTTTTCCGCTCATCTGTTTGGCCGCCAGTTTACTGAGCATAAGTCTGGCTGTTACTGCACCTCTATGGATACCCGTATTTGTGCTACTGCTTCACATTTACATGATCCTCGTCTATGACTTGGATGCACCTGACAACGCAAAGAATCGTTATTGCATTCTGCTGGAGGCCATAGTGTGGAATTTTCTCATCCAGGGCTTGCTGCAGCCGGTGGCGGCGGTTGTAATGGCCACGTTGATCTGCCCACTGGCTGCGGGAGTCGTTTTTATAG TTGGAGTAGTTCGGTATTCCCTTCGCCTCGTCTGGGACTCGCTCACCTACCATCTGTTCATCAAGAAGTGTGGACGTGTTCCGGCCTCGGATAGCATTGCAGTAAAGCGAATCGCTGGGCCCGGACTGGCACTGGACTACTACTTCATCATCCGACCAGAGCAGGCTTTGGCTGCGCTAGAGGCTAAAATGGAATTGGACGAGTTGCAGGCCTACCAGCATGCCACGGAGCGAGTGGTGCTGCAGCCGCAACAGGACTTCCTCCAGTTTGTCGAGGCCTGCTTCGGACCGTTCTCCGCCCAAATCAGTAAAACCGGTCCGTACTTGTCGCTGGACCGCGAGGCGCAAGATTTGATGAGCACGCTCCACGAGAAGCTGGAGAAGCGACGAAGAGAATTGCAGACGGCGCTGACCACTCAGGTCAAATCGCGCATCAAGTTGAATACCAAAGAATTAAAA ATTGCTATACAACTGGCCGCCCATATTTTAGAGAAGTATTATCCGTCTCATGTCATCGGCAGACTGTCGATCAGCGAAGAAGAATTTTGGGATAATAAA GGTCTCACGGTGAACGACTGGCCGGGACTGGCTGGCCTTATATACACCGACATATTTAGTTTAGATTTTCTAACGCCATTGACTGAACACGACACACATTTTAAACTAGAACCACATGCCTCGCTTGATCTGATGCGCTATACGGAGATGGTAAAGAATGCAAACGATGTGATTGGATCCAAGGGCCTGGACCTTCTCGGCAACGTGTACGCGCCGCGTGGCAACGTCCAGGTGCACCTGCCCTTCCTCGAGGTGACCGCATTCAACCCACGCTCTCGCATAACGCTCACCTTCCGCAAGCCCGAGAAACG GGACATGTCGGTGGGGCTGACCACACCCAGGGTGCGTGCCCATCGTGCCCAGCATGTGCCGAAGACGCCACAAGATGCCCAGAAGGCCTGGCGACCGTGGAAGCAGAAATGTGGGGAGAAGAGCGTTACGGAAAAGCTGCTCATCCCGTTGCCCGTGCCACATCCCGTTCACATTGCCATCGCCATCTACAATCGCGACACCGAACAGCCCATTCCCTTAGACTCGGAGCTGGTCTGGGAAATCCTCAAATCGATTGAAGACTGTCAAGGCGGTGATGCCATG GCTGTCCAGGCTGTGGCGCGATATCGGGGACCGGTCATAGAATCCAGCAATGACTCcctggccagcagcagcagcatcggcAGCACACGAGACTCGGGCTCTGGCTCTGTGTCGGGTTCTGCCTTGGGCAACGGCACAGAAACATTACCCTGCGGAAATCGTGAG GTTTGCACGCAGGTCAAGGTGGATGCCGAACCGGCTGCCAGCTCCTCCGGCTTCCATTGGACTCTTAGCAACTGGGGAGCGGCGCAAACAGCCCGGCGTCGAACCAACTCGAATGTGCGCGTGGACCTGGCCAGTCCCGAAGATATATCCCTGGACACGGATAGTTCTCGTGCCGTTTTTAATAACGCCTACGGCACAACTGTCTAA
- the LOC128266342 gene encoding uncharacterized protein LOC128266342 isoform X2, which translates to MSLQAAPVPVPAAVPATLSVSASGTQMIRPQTLAGPEREPIEFNINLVGAPPEVEQLVEQIKSVAEQFLYHWKSFPIVLPQALASSGLNLTARNATNSVSSRKTRPINLRDLFIAPPFDELDAVASDGSGEPRRLTSAQLKTLRETGEFDVPSLHFPGQVHKWRLSQLLQKGKLRAQDSFLSDLALAARFVVVTARARIFSHFFSVVQAMHGLLGAFTKLADMFIGVPALLAHNLDYKIKEERCRFLIAELVCRPEFEDCLDGLCSYVRKMLRRATMEKFDFNSCEVSQPVPYLFLTPKGQEIDLRLFCRDIMRKALPILIGILERETRGWFLHFRERLIAELRAKKLNDKEIEEEVNEAVMKEYLQRVYSSIVSNAKLAELGAGVPELLVQQAQSVVIMYKAVDKVEQNIKRTREDHQKCLSNDHSVLSRVAPWLRSKLRHAEENRLHKSAWSAHEEALKMCTQHNLHQTAYFLSRDLAFMKEREPVLLKELKNAKTPTRSFQWACRIWSPQSWIIRRNFQGQSDVIPTVISQHATSIVTPRSDPSQPVFLVEKEIIRTTSTRWPFWRLLNMIQRIWCWSWNMMFLLGILVPWCSPLGLRALCCVKPFMPDLELSQINGTLFPRKTSITQTLASRLIELWRHISKSRTHFETEPDTGFIGKGLTRNLNRTWNYFVKGFLGTIVILFAFPLICLAASLLSISLAVTAPLWIPVFVLLLHIYMILVYDLDAPDNAKNRYCILLEAIVWNFLIQGLLQPVAAVVMATLICPLAAGVVFIVGVVRYSLRLVWDSLTYHLFIKKCGRVPASDSIAVKRIAGPGLALDYYFIIRPEQALAALEAKMELDELQAYQHATERVVLQPQQDFLQFVEACFGPFSAQISKTGPYLSLDREAQDLMSTLHEKLEKRRRELQTALTTQVKSRIKLNTKELKIAIQLAAHILEKYYPSHVIGRLSISEEEFWDNKGLTVNDWPGLAGLIYTDIFSLDFLTPLTEHDTHFKLEPHASLDLMRYTEMVKNANDVIGSKGLDLLGNVYAPRGNVQVHLPFLEVTAFNPRSRITLTFRKPEKRDMSVGLTTPRVRAHRAQHVPKTPQDAQKAWRPWKQKCGEKSVTEKLLIPLPVPHPVHIAIAIYNRDTEQPIPLDSELVWEILKSIEDCQGGDAMAVQAVARYRGPVIESSNDSLASSSSIGSTRDSGSGSVSGSALGNGTETLPCGNREVCTQVKVDAEPAASSSGFHWTLSNWGAAQTARRRTNSNVRVDLASPEDISLDTDSSRAVFNNAYGTTV; encoded by the exons ATGTCCCTGCAGGCCGCCCCGGTTCCGGTGCCGGCTGCCGTGCCGGCCACTTTGTCGGTCAGTGCCTCGGGCACACAAATGATACGCCCCCAGACGCTGGCCGGTCCCGAGCGGGAGCCCATCGAGTTCAACATCAACCTAGTGGGAGCTCCGCCCGAGGTGGAGCAGCTTGTGGAGCAGATCAAGAGCGTGGCCGAGCAGTTCCTCTACCACTGGAAGAGCTTTCCCATCG TTCTACCCCAGGCGCTGGCCAGTAGCGGACTGAATCTGACGGCCAGGAACGCGACCAACAGCGTGAGCAGCCGCAAAACGCGTCCCATTAATCTGCGCGACCTCTTTATAGCGCCTCCCTTTGACGAGCTGGACGCCGTGGCCTCGGATGGGAGTGGAGAGCCCCGCCGGCTGACGAGCGCCCAGCTGAAGACGCTGCGGGAAACTGG CGAGTTCGATGTACCCAGTCTGCATTTTCCTGGCCAGGTGCACAAGTGGCGCCTGTCGCAACTGCTCCAGAAGGGGAAGTTGCGTGCCCAGGACTCCTTTTTGAGCGACCTAGCCCTGGCCGCCCGGTTCGTGGTAGTCACGGCTCGAGCACGGATCTTCTCGCACTTCTTCTCCGTGGTGCAGGCGATGCACGGGCTCTTGGGAGCGTTCACCAAGCTGGCGGACATGTTCATTGGGGTGCCGGCTCTGTTGGCCCACAACCTGGACTACAAGATCAAGGAGGAGCGTTGCCGATTTCTCATAGCCGAGTTGGTTTGTCGG CCCGAGTTTGAGGACTGCTTGGACGGTCTGTGCTCATATGTCCGAAAGATGCTGCGACGCGCCACCATGGAGAAGTTTGACTTTAACAGCTGCGAGGTCAGCCAGCCCGTGCCCTATCTATTCCTCACGCCCAAGGGACAGGAGATCGACCTGCGCCTGTTCTGCCGCGACATCATGCGCAAGGCGCTGCCAATTCTGATTGGCATTCTGGAGAGGGAGACGCGTGGCTGGTTCCTGCACTTCCGCGAGCGTCTGATTGCCGAGCTGCGGGCCAAGAAGCTAAACGACAAGGAGATCGAGGAGGAGGTAAACGAGGCGGTTATGAAGGAGTATCTGCAGCGCGTCTACAGCTCAATCGTCTCCAATGCCAAGCTGGCGGAGCTGGGCGCCGGAGTGCCGGAACTCCTGGTGCAGCAGGCCCAGTCGGTGGTGATCATGTACAAGGCGGTGGACAAGGTGGAGCAAAACATCAAGCGCACCCGAGAGGACCACCAGAAGTGTCTCTCCAACGACCATTCCGTGCTGTCGCGCGTTGCTCCCTGGCTGCGCTCCAAGCTACGCCACGCCGAGGAGAACAGGCTGCACAAGAGCGCCTGGTCGGCGCACGAGGAGGCGCTGAAGATGTGCACCCAGCACAATCTGCACCAGACCGCCTACTTCCTGTCCCGCGACCTGGCCTTCATGAAGGAACGCGAGCCAGTGCTGTTGAAGGAGCTGAAGAACGCCAAGACTCCCACGCGAAGCTTTCAGTGGGCCTGTCGCATATGGTCGCCGCAGTCGTGGATCATACGTCGCAACTTCCAGGGCCAATCAGACGTAATTCCCACTGTGATCAGCCAGCATGCCACCAGCATTGTTACCCCCCGCTCGGATCCCAGCCAGCCAGTGTTTCTGGTGGAAAAGGAGATTATCCGGACCACAAGCACCCGCTGGCCGTTCTGGCGCCTCCTCAACATGATCCAGCGCATCTGGTGCTGGTCCTGGAACATGATGTTCCTGCTGGGCATCCTGGTGCCATGGTGCAGTCCGCTGGGGCTACGCGCCCTCTGCTGTGTGAAGCCCTTCATGCCCGACCTGGAGCTGTCGCAGATCAACGGCACACTGTTCCCCAGGAAGACGAGCATCACTCAGACGCTGGCTTCGCGACTCATCGAGTTGTGGCGCCACATATCCAAGTCGCGCACGCATTTTGAGACAGAACCGGATACGG GCTTTATTGGCAAGGGATTGACACGCAACCTGAATCGAACTTGGAACTATTTTGTGAAAGGATTCCTGGGCACCATTGTTATTTTGTTCGCTTTTCCGCTCATCTGTTTGGCCGCCAGTTTACTGAGCATAAGTCTGGCTGTTACTGCACCTCTATGGATACCCGTATTTGTGCTACTGCTTCACATTTACATGATCCTCGTCTATGACTTGGATGCACCTGACAACGCAAAGAATCGTTATTGCATTCTGCTGGAGGCCATAGTGTGGAATTTTCTCATCCAGGGCTTGCTGCAGCCGGTGGCGGCGGTTGTAATGGCCACGTTGATCTGCCCACTGGCTGCGGGAGTCGTTTTTATAG TTGGAGTAGTTCGGTATTCCCTTCGCCTCGTCTGGGACTCGCTCACCTACCATCTGTTCATCAAGAAGTGTGGACGTGTTCCGGCCTCGGATAGCATTGCAGTAAAGCGAATCGCTGGGCCCGGACTGGCACTGGACTACTACTTCATCATCCGACCAGAGCAGGCTTTGGCTGCGCTAGAGGCTAAAATGGAATTGGACGAGTTGCAGGCCTACCAGCATGCCACGGAGCGAGTGGTGCTGCAGCCGCAACAGGACTTCCTCCAGTTTGTCGAGGCCTGCTTCGGACCGTTCTCCGCCCAAATCAGTAAAACCGGTCCGTACTTGTCGCTGGACCGCGAGGCGCAAGATTTGATGAGCACGCTCCACGAGAAGCTGGAGAAGCGACGAAGAGAATTGCAGACGGCGCTGACCACTCAGGTCAAATCGCGCATCAAGTTGAATACCAAAGAATTAAAA ATTGCTATACAACTGGCCGCCCATATTTTAGAGAAGTATTATCCGTCTCATGTCATCGGCAGACTGTCGATCAGCGAAGAAGAATTTTGGGATAATAAA GGTCTCACGGTGAACGACTGGCCGGGACTGGCTGGCCTTATATACACCGACATATTTAGTTTAGATTTTCTAACGCCATTGACTGAACACGACACACATTTTAAACTAGAACCACATGCCTCGCTTGATCTGATGCGCTATACGGAGATGGTAAAGAATGCAAACGATGTGATTGGATCCAAGGGCCTGGACCTTCTCGGCAACGTGTACGCGCCGCGTGGCAACGTCCAGGTGCACCTGCCCTTCCTCGAGGTGACCGCATTCAACCCACGCTCTCGCATAACGCTCACCTTCCGCAAGCCCGAGAAACG GGACATGTCGGTGGGGCTGACCACACCCAGGGTGCGTGCCCATCGTGCCCAGCATGTGCCGAAGACGCCACAAGATGCCCAGAAGGCCTGGCGACCGTGGAAGCAGAAATGTGGGGAGAAGAGCGTTACGGAAAAGCTGCTCATCCCGTTGCCCGTGCCACATCCCGTTCACATTGCCATCGCCATCTACAATCGCGACACCGAACAGCCCATTCCCTTAGACTCGGAGCTGGTCTGGGAAATCCTCAAATCGATTGAAGACTGTCAAGGCGGTGATGCCATG GCTGTCCAGGCTGTGGCGCGATATCGGGGACCGGTCATAGAATCCAGCAATGACTCcctggccagcagcagcagcatcggcAGCACACGAGACTCGGGCTCTGGCTCTGTGTCGGGTTCTGCCTTGGGCAACGGCACAGAAACATTACCCTGCGGAAATCGTGAG GTTTGCACGCAGGTCAAGGTGGATGCCGAACCGGCTGCCAGCTCCTCCGGCTTCCATTGGACTCTTAGCAACTGGGGAGCGGCGCAAACAGCCCGGCGTCGAACCAACTCGAATGTGCGCGTGGACCTGGCCAGTCCCGAAGATATATCCCTGGACACGGATAGTTCTCGTGCCGTTTTTAATAACGCCTACGGCACAACTGTCTAA
- the LOC128266342 gene encoding uncharacterized protein LOC128266342 isoform X3, producing the protein MSLQAAPVPVPAAVPATLSVSASGTQMIRPQTLAGPEREPIEFNINLVGAPPEVEQLVEQIKSVAEQFLYHWKSFPIVLPQALASSGLNLTARNATNSVSSRKTRPINLRDLFIAPPFDELDAVASDGSGEPRRLTSAQLKTLRETGLQKDKYGKPKKLTLEQLETIRKNGEFDVPSLHFPGQVHKWRLSQLLQKGKLRAQDSFLSDLALAARFVVVTARARIFSHFFSVVQAMHGLLGAFTKLADMFIGVPALLAHNLDYKIKEERCRFLIAELVCRPEFEDCLDGLCSYVRKMLRRATMEKFDFNSCEVSQPVPYLFLTPKGQEIDLRLFCRDIMRKALPILIGILERETRGWFLHFRERLIAELRAKKLNDKEIEEEVNEAVMKEYLQRVYSSIVSNAKLAELGAGVPELLVQQAQSVVIMYKAVDKVEQNIKRTREDHQKCLSNDHSVLSRVAPWLRSKLRHAEENRLHKSAWSAHEEALKMCTQHNLHQTAYFLSRDLAFMKEREPVLLKELKNAKTPTRSFQWACRIWSPQSWIIRRNFQGQSDVIPTVISQHATSIVTPRSDPSQPVFLVEKEIIRTTSTRWPFWRLLNMIQRIWCWSWNMMFLLGILVPWCSPLGLRALCCVKPFMPDLELSQINGTLFPRKTSITQTLASRLIELWRHISKSRTHFETEPDTGFIGKGLTRNLNRTWNYFVKGFLGTIVILFAFPLICLAASLLSISLAVTAPLWIPVFVLLLHIYMILVYDLDAPDNAKNRYCILLEAIVWNFLIQGLLQPVAAVVMATLICPLAAGVVFIGASSVFPSPRLGLAHLPSVHQEVWTCSGLG; encoded by the exons ATGTCCCTGCAGGCCGCCCCGGTTCCGGTGCCGGCTGCCGTGCCGGCCACTTTGTCGGTCAGTGCCTCGGGCACACAAATGATACGCCCCCAGACGCTGGCCGGTCCCGAGCGGGAGCCCATCGAGTTCAACATCAACCTAGTGGGAGCTCCGCCCGAGGTGGAGCAGCTTGTGGAGCAGATCAAGAGCGTGGCCGAGCAGTTCCTCTACCACTGGAAGAGCTTTCCCATCG TTCTACCCCAGGCGCTGGCCAGTAGCGGACTGAATCTGACGGCCAGGAACGCGACCAACAGCGTGAGCAGCCGCAAAACGCGTCCCATTAATCTGCGCGACCTCTTTATAGCGCCTCCCTTTGACGAGCTGGACGCCGTGGCCTCGGATGGGAGTGGAGAGCCCCGCCGGCTGACGAGCGCCCAGCTGAAGACGCTGCGGGAAACTGG CTTGCAAAAGGATAAATATGGAAAGCCGAAGAAATTAACTTTGGAACAATTGGAAACTATACGTAAAAATGG CGAGTTCGATGTACCCAGTCTGCATTTTCCTGGCCAGGTGCACAAGTGGCGCCTGTCGCAACTGCTCCAGAAGGGGAAGTTGCGTGCCCAGGACTCCTTTTTGAGCGACCTAGCCCTGGCCGCCCGGTTCGTGGTAGTCACGGCTCGAGCACGGATCTTCTCGCACTTCTTCTCCGTGGTGCAGGCGATGCACGGGCTCTTGGGAGCGTTCACCAAGCTGGCGGACATGTTCATTGGGGTGCCGGCTCTGTTGGCCCACAACCTGGACTACAAGATCAAGGAGGAGCGTTGCCGATTTCTCATAGCCGAGTTGGTTTGTCGG CCCGAGTTTGAGGACTGCTTGGACGGTCTGTGCTCATATGTCCGAAAGATGCTGCGACGCGCCACCATGGAGAAGTTTGACTTTAACAGCTGCGAGGTCAGCCAGCCCGTGCCCTATCTATTCCTCACGCCCAAGGGACAGGAGATCGACCTGCGCCTGTTCTGCCGCGACATCATGCGCAAGGCGCTGCCAATTCTGATTGGCATTCTGGAGAGGGAGACGCGTGGCTGGTTCCTGCACTTCCGCGAGCGTCTGATTGCCGAGCTGCGGGCCAAGAAGCTAAACGACAAGGAGATCGAGGAGGAGGTAAACGAGGCGGTTATGAAGGAGTATCTGCAGCGCGTCTACAGCTCAATCGTCTCCAATGCCAAGCTGGCGGAGCTGGGCGCCGGAGTGCCGGAACTCCTGGTGCAGCAGGCCCAGTCGGTGGTGATCATGTACAAGGCGGTGGACAAGGTGGAGCAAAACATCAAGCGCACCCGAGAGGACCACCAGAAGTGTCTCTCCAACGACCATTCCGTGCTGTCGCGCGTTGCTCCCTGGCTGCGCTCCAAGCTACGCCACGCCGAGGAGAACAGGCTGCACAAGAGCGCCTGGTCGGCGCACGAGGAGGCGCTGAAGATGTGCACCCAGCACAATCTGCACCAGACCGCCTACTTCCTGTCCCGCGACCTGGCCTTCATGAAGGAACGCGAGCCAGTGCTGTTGAAGGAGCTGAAGAACGCCAAGACTCCCACGCGAAGCTTTCAGTGGGCCTGTCGCATATGGTCGCCGCAGTCGTGGATCATACGTCGCAACTTCCAGGGCCAATCAGACGTAATTCCCACTGTGATCAGCCAGCATGCCACCAGCATTGTTACCCCCCGCTCGGATCCCAGCCAGCCAGTGTTTCTGGTGGAAAAGGAGATTATCCGGACCACAAGCACCCGCTGGCCGTTCTGGCGCCTCCTCAACATGATCCAGCGCATCTGGTGCTGGTCCTGGAACATGATGTTCCTGCTGGGCATCCTGGTGCCATGGTGCAGTCCGCTGGGGCTACGCGCCCTCTGCTGTGTGAAGCCCTTCATGCCCGACCTGGAGCTGTCGCAGATCAACGGCACACTGTTCCCCAGGAAGACGAGCATCACTCAGACGCTGGCTTCGCGACTCATCGAGTTGTGGCGCCACATATCCAAGTCGCGCACGCATTTTGAGACAGAACCGGATACGG GCTTTATTGGCAAGGGATTGACACGCAACCTGAATCGAACTTGGAACTATTTTGTGAAAGGATTCCTGGGCACCATTGTTATTTTGTTCGCTTTTCCGCTCATCTGTTTGGCCGCCAGTTTACTGAGCATAAGTCTGGCTGTTACTGCACCTCTATGGATACCCGTATTTGTGCTACTGCTTCACATTTACATGATCCTCGTCTATGACTTGGATGCACCTGACAACGCAAAGAATCGTTATTGCATTCTGCTGGAGGCCATAGTGTGGAATTTTCTCATCCAGGGCTTGCTGCAGCCGGTGGCGGCGGTTGTAATGGCCACGTTGATCTGCCCACTGGCTGCGGGAGTCGTTTTTATAGGTGC TAGTTCGGTATTCCCTTCGCCTCGTCTGGGACTCGCTCACCTACCATCTGTTCATCAAGAAGTGTGGACGTGTTCCGGCCTCGGATAG